A stretch of DNA from Anaerolineae bacterium:
GACGATGCTGGCCGCCAGAATGATTGCCGGCCTCGGCCAGCAGGATGGCCAGCGAATAGGCTTCTTGACCCCGCGAACAACCGGCGCTCCACACCCGCAACGAGGGATGATGGCGCAGCAACTCCGGCAAAACAGATGTTTGCAGATATTTGTACTTCTCTGAATCGCGGAAAAAAGAAGAAACATTAATGGTGAGGTAATCTTTGAACTTGCTCAAATCTGCCGGATTGGCGCGGACGGCCCGAAAAAATTTAGGCCAGTTGGGCTGGCCCGACCGCACCAGATAAGCTTTGAGCCGGCGCTGCATCTGGGGGGCCTTGTAGCAATTCAGGTCAACGCCGGTCAATTTTTTTACTTGAGATTTGATATAACTATATTCCACGTCTTCCATGGTTCACCAATTTTACTAAAGTAGAGGCTATGTTGGGCAGCGGCACCACCAAATCGGCCCAACCGGCTCTAACCACGCTGGCCGGCATGCCGTAAACTACGCTGGTTGATTCGTGCTCGGCAATGATCCGCCCCCCGGCCGCTTTGATCCGGCCGGCCCCTGCCGTGCCATCCTGGCCCATGCCAGTCAGCACCACCCCAATCACATTGGCCCCATGATATTCCACGGCAGATTCCATGGTCACATCCACGGCGGGGCGGACGTGTTGGCAGCGCGGTCCCTGGTCCAGGCTCACCTGCCGCAACCCTCTAAAACGCAAGTGAAAATCTCCCGGAGCCAACAAAGCCAGGCCCCGGGCCAGGCGGTCGCCATCTGCGGCCTCTTGCACAATGAGCGATGAATTTTCATTGAGACGTTGGGCCAGGGAGCGCGTAAAACCCGGCGGCATGTGTTGAACAATCAAAACCGAAGCAGGCAGGTTGCCGGGCAGATCGGCCAAAATTTTTTGCAAAGCCCGCGGCCCGCCGGTAGAGGCTCCAATCACAATCAGGGCGTCACCCTTTTGCAAAGGGCGGGGGCCGCGTTTGGTGGGGGTAACAATGGGCGCTGTGCCTGCCGAGGGCAACTTGGCCGGGCGCGCGCCGGTCGCCGCTTTTATTTTTTCAATTAGTTCGGCAATAACCGTATACACGTCAATCTTGGCATCCGGTTTGGGCACAAAATCAAACGCGCCCCGCATAAGGGCGCGGATGGTGGTTTGCGCCCCCCGCTGGGTTAAGGCGCTGAGCATCACCACCGGCGTGGGACATTCCGCCATGATCCGCTTCAGGGCCGTCAATCCATCCATGCGGGGCATCTCCACATCAAGGACAACGACATGGGGTTTGAGCGCCTTAATCTGG
This window harbors:
- a CDS encoding chemotaxis response regulator protein-glutamate methylesterase, which encodes MSASIRVLIVDDSAFIRYTVAKHLEADPDIEIVGNARDGVEALDQIKALKPHVVVLDVEMPRMDGLTALKRIMAECPTPVVMLSALTQRGAQTTIRALMRGAFDFVPKPDAKIDVYTVIAELIEKIKAATGARPAKLPSAGTAPIVTPTKRGPRPLQKGDALIVIGASTGGPRALQKILADLPGNLPASVLIVQHMPPGFTRSLAQRLNENSSLIVQEAADGDRLARGLALLAPGDFHLRFRGLRQVSLDQGPRCQHVRPAVDVTMESAVEYHGANVIGVVLTGMGQDGTAGAGRIKAAGGRIIAEHESTSVVYGMPASVVRAGWADLVVPLPNIASTLVKLVNHGRRGI